From the Bacteroidota bacterium genome, one window contains:
- a CDS encoding SDR family oxidoreductase, producing MKILITGSNGLLGQKLVYNILSRSNYKLIATSKGENRLKEKNGYKYESLDITSKQEVETILQKHLPDVIINTAALTNVDACETQKEECWNLNVLAVQYFVDTLTQLKSETYNPHFIHLSTDFIFDGEAGPYKEEDKPNPLSYYAKSKYESEKIVQQSSISWAIARTIIVYGIVDNMSRSNIVLWAKDALTKKQNINVVDDQFRSPTLSEDLAEGCMLIAEKKATGIYNLSGPNTTSILDLVYQVADFWNLDKSLVTPIKSNTLNQAAKRPPRTGFILDKARKDLNYNPHSFSEGLKILDEQLKRIN from the coding sequence ATGAAAATATTAATAACAGGCAGTAACGGACTTCTTGGTCAAAAATTGGTTTACAATATTTTGAGTAGAAGTAATTATAAATTAATTGCCACCTCAAAAGGAGAAAACAGATTGAAAGAAAAAAATGGATACAAATATGAATCGCTTGATATAACGAGTAAGCAAGAAGTTGAAACGATTTTACAAAAACACCTCCCGGATGTAATTATTAATACAGCTGCGTTAACAAATGTAGATGCCTGCGAAACACAAAAAGAAGAATGTTGGAATTTAAATGTACTTGCTGTGCAATATTTTGTTGATACACTTACCCAATTAAAATCAGAAACATACAACCCTCATTTTATACATCTTTCAACTGATTTTATATTTGATGGAGAAGCCGGCCCTTACAAAGAAGAGGACAAACCTAATCCTTTAAGTTATTACGCAAAATCAAAATACGAAAGCGAAAAAATTGTTCAGCAATCAAGCATTTCATGGGCAATTGCCAGAACCATCATCGTATATGGCATTGTGGACAATATGAGCCGTAGCAATATCGTGTTGTGGGCAAAAGATGCATTAACAAAAAAACAAAACATAAACGTTGTTGACGACCAATTCCGCTCCCCTACGCTATCTGAAGATTTAGCGGAAGGATGCATGTTGATTGCAGAAAAAAAAGCAACTGGTATTTATAATTTATCCGGACCAAATACCACAAGTATTCTTGACCTAGTTTATCAAGTAGCAGACTTCTGGAATTTAGATAAATCATTGGTAACACCAATAAAATCAAACACCTTAAATCAAGCAGCCAAACGTCCCCCTAGAACTGGCTTTATACTTGATAAAGCAAGAAAGGATTTAAACTACAATCCACACTCTTTTTCGGAGGGACTAAAAATTTTAGATGAGCAACTCAAACGAATTAATTAA
- a CDS encoding glycerol-3-phosphate dehydrogenase/oxidase, with protein MNRDKHIQELTSIKEFDICIIGGGATGLGIAIDAASRGCKTILLEKCDFVKGTSSRSTKLVHGGVRYLQQGNIKLVMEALKERGLLKKNAPHLVKNQSFVIPNYKWWENPFYGIGLKVYDWMAGSLGLGPSQFLSTEETIKHIPNIDSNGLTGGVLYHDGQFDDARLGIHLAMTASAHGAVVLNYMGVEELLKSKGVVCGVKVKDSLDGNEYEVKSKVVINATGIFSDSIAKMDNPAAEPLITHSQGIHLVFDKKFLPSETAIMIPKTDDGRVLFAVPWHNKIIVGTTDTPISKVSEEPVAQQEEIEFVLTHIARYLAMDPTMADVRSVFAGLRPLVKSNSKVTSAISRDHHIQISDSELISITGGKWTTYRKMAEDVMDIAICKLGLNTKECVTQNIHIHGYKENTDFSAPLYYYGTDEENIKELVKNNSALVQLIHPSLPYIKAEISWAVQNEMCMTLEDALSRRTRALLLDSKAAIEAAPLVAELMAVEMQKDSIWIKNQLAHFKLIANNYLPTY; from the coding sequence TTGAATAGAGATAAGCATATACAAGAACTTACATCAATCAAGGAGTTTGATATATGTATTATTGGTGGTGGTGCTACCGGTTTGGGAATAGCTATTGATGCTGCATCTAGAGGTTGTAAAACAATTCTGCTAGAGAAATGTGATTTTGTAAAAGGAACTTCCTCTCGAAGTACAAAGCTGGTGCATGGTGGGGTGCGCTATTTACAGCAAGGCAATATAAAATTAGTAATGGAAGCTCTTAAGGAAAGAGGGCTTTTGAAAAAGAATGCACCGCATCTTGTAAAAAACCAATCCTTTGTTATTCCTAATTACAAGTGGTGGGAAAACCCCTTTTATGGTATTGGTTTAAAGGTGTATGACTGGATGGCTGGTAGCTTGGGATTGGGGCCGTCACAATTTTTAAGCACAGAAGAAACAATTAAGCATATTCCTAATATTGATTCGAATGGTTTGACCGGAGGTGTATTGTACCACGATGGACAATTTGATGATGCCCGATTAGGAATTCATTTAGCAATGACGGCTTCTGCACATGGGGCTGTAGTGCTGAATTACATGGGTGTTGAGGAGTTGTTGAAATCGAAAGGAGTTGTTTGTGGAGTTAAAGTAAAGGATTCGTTGGATGGGAACGAATATGAAGTTAAATCGAAAGTAGTAATTAATGCTACGGGTATTTTTTCTGATTCCATTGCTAAAATGGATAATCCTGCTGCGGAGCCTTTAATTACCCATAGTCAAGGCATTCATTTGGTTTTTGATAAAAAATTTCTTCCTTCCGAAACTGCAATTATGATTCCAAAGACCGATGATGGAAGAGTTTTATTTGCAGTTCCATGGCACAATAAAATAATTGTAGGAACTACAGACACTCCGATTTCAAAGGTAAGTGAAGAACCTGTTGCCCAACAAGAGGAGATTGAGTTTGTATTGACACATATTGCTCGCTATTTAGCTATGGATCCTACAATGGCAGATGTTAGAAGTGTATTTGCCGGCTTGCGACCGTTAGTAAAGAGTAACAGTAAAGTTACATCTGCTATTTCCAGAGATCATCATATTCAAATTTCCGATTCTGAATTAATAAGTATTACCGGAGGAAAGTGGACTACTTATAGAAAAATGGCGGAAGATGTTATGGATATTGCCATTTGTAAATTAGGATTAAACACGAAGGAGTGTGTAACACAAAATATTCATATACACGGATACAAGGAAAATACCGATTTCTCTGCTCCGCTTTATTATTACGGAACGGACGAAGAGAATATAAAAGAATTGGTTAAAAATAATTCAGCGCTTGTGCAATTGATTCATCCATCGCTTCCGTATATAAAAGCAGAAATTAGTTGGGCTGTACAAAATGAAATGTGCATGACATTAGAAGATGCGCTGTCGAGAAGAACCAGAGCACTTTTGCTAGACAGCAAGGCTGCAATTGAAGCAGCGCCTTTGGTAGCTGAATTGATGGCTGTGGAGATGCAAAAGGATTCGATATGGATAAAAAATCAACTAGCGCATTTTAAATTAATTGCAAATAATTATCTTCCTACTTATTAA
- the glpK gene encoding glycerol kinase GlpK, whose translation MSQYILALDQGTTSSRSIIFDKAGNIVRVAQKEFKQIFPQPGWVEHDAEEIWSTQLGTMVEAVAAANTTMKQIAAIGITNQRETTVVWERSTGKPIYHAIVWQDRRTAGYCDELKTAGHSALIAQKTGLVIDAYFSATKLKWILDNVSGARAKAEKGELAFGTIDSWLVWKLTGGKVHVTDVSNASRTMLLNIHTCKWDRELLQLFTIPESLLPEVKSSSCVYGTTGNTISEINIPIAGIAGDQQAALFGQLCTKQGMVKNTYGTGCFMLMNTGTKAIASKNNLLTTIAWQINGKTEYALEGSVFIAGAVVQWLRDQLKIIRTSAEIEALAASVSDTGGVYMVPAFSGLGTPNWNQHARGCLFGLTRGSSDAHIAKAALHSIAYQTYDVLKAMEADSGITIAELRVDGGATINNSLMQFQSDLLNTKVVRPKVTETTALGAAYLAGLAVGFWESVEDIQQQWQIDKEFTSTMKGVDRSDLIKGWKRAVNAAIAWADGD comes from the coding sequence ATGTCTCAATATATTCTTGCTCTTGATCAGGGCACTACCAGTAGTCGCAGTATTATTTTTGATAAAGCAGGAAATATTGTTCGCGTAGCTCAAAAAGAATTTAAACAGATATTTCCGCAACCGGGTTGGGTAGAACATGATGCAGAAGAAATATGGAGTACTCAGTTGGGCACCATGGTCGAAGCTGTTGCAGCTGCAAATACTACTATGAAACAAATTGCAGCTATTGGCATTACCAATCAACGAGAAACAACGGTTGTTTGGGAGCGTAGTACCGGTAAACCTATTTATCATGCTATTGTTTGGCAAGACAGACGTACAGCCGGTTATTGCGATGAATTAAAGACTGCAGGACATTCTGCTTTAATTGCGCAGAAAACAGGATTGGTAATTGATGCATATTTTTCTGCAACAAAATTAAAATGGATATTAGATAATGTGTCCGGAGCTAGAGCTAAAGCTGAAAAAGGAGAACTCGCATTCGGAACGATAGATAGCTGGCTTGTTTGGAAGCTTACAGGAGGAAAGGTGCATGTTACAGATGTTTCCAACGCATCACGTACTATGTTATTGAATATACATACGTGTAAGTGGGATAGGGAATTACTACAATTATTTACAATACCGGAATCTCTTTTGCCGGAAGTGAAATCGTCTAGTTGTGTTTATGGAACTACCGGAAATACTATATCTGAAATAAATATTCCAATAGCCGGAATTGCCGGAGATCAGCAAGCTGCATTGTTTGGTCAATTGTGTACTAAACAAGGTATGGTAAAGAATACCTATGGTACCGGTTGTTTTATGTTGATGAATACCGGAACTAAAGCAATAGCTTCTAAAAATAATTTACTAACTACCATTGCCTGGCAAATAAATGGTAAAACAGAATATGCGTTGGAAGGAAGCGTGTTTATTGCGGGAGCTGTAGTGCAGTGGTTGCGAGATCAATTAAAGATAATTCGTACTTCTGCAGAGATAGAAGCTTTAGCTGCCAGTGTTAGCGATACAGGTGGAGTGTATATGGTGCCTGCTTTTTCCGGATTGGGTACTCCTAATTGGAATCAACACGCGCGAGGATGCTTGTTTGGATTGACGCGCGGAAGCAGTGATGCACATATAGCAAAAGCTGCGTTGCATAGTATTGCCTATCAAACCTACGATGTGCTCAAAGCTATGGAAGCGGATTCCGGTATTACTATTGCGGAGTTGAGAGTAGATGGTGGTGCAACGATTAATAATTCGTTGATGCAATTTCAGAGCGATTTGTTGAACACAAAAGTAGTTCGCCCCAAAGTTACCGAAACTACAGCGCTTGGAGCTGCTTACTTAGCAGGACTTGCAGTTGGTTTTTGGGAGAGCGTGGAGGATATACAACAGCAATGGCAAATTGATAAGGAGTTTACATCGACAATGAAAGGTGTAGATAGAAGCGATTTGATAAAGGGCTGGAAGCGCGCTGTAAATGCGGCTATTGCATGGGCCGATGGCGATTGA
- a CDS encoding aquaporin family protein: MNPYLGEFIGTMLLIILGNGVVANVVLSQTKGNNSGWIVITFGWAMAVFVGVYTSTKLWGGGHLNPAVTIALAAFGKFNVAFVLPYIAAQVGGAFVGSIVVWIAYKQHFDVTDDKDLKFAVFSTAPAIRSTVHNLITEIIGAFVLMFGAMALSNPTTSLGTLDALPVSLLVLGIGLSLGGPTGYAINPARDLGPRIAHFLLPIKNKRDSDWSYSWIPIVGPIIGAIIGVAVYCLF; the protein is encoded by the coding sequence ATGAATCCTTATTTAGGCGAATTTATTGGCACTATGCTTCTGATTATTTTGGGCAATGGTGTAGTTGCGAATGTTGTTCTCTCTCAAACCAAAGGGAATAATAGTGGCTGGATTGTTATTACATTTGGCTGGGCTATGGCTGTATTTGTAGGTGTTTATACTTCTACGAAATTGTGGGGGGGCGGACATCTTAATCCTGCGGTTACAATTGCCCTTGCGGCCTTTGGAAAATTTAATGTGGCATTTGTATTGCCTTATATAGCGGCACAAGTAGGCGGAGCGTTTGTAGGAAGTATTGTTGTTTGGATTGCTTATAAGCAACATTTTGATGTAACAGACGACAAGGATTTGAAGTTTGCTGTGTTCAGCACAGCCCCGGCAATACGGAGCACCGTTCATAATTTAATAACAGAAATTATAGGAGCGTTTGTGTTGATGTTTGGAGCTATGGCATTGTCAAATCCAACAACTAGTTTAGGAACATTGGATGCGTTACCAGTTTCTTTACTTGTGTTGGGAATTGGTTTATCATTAGGCGGCCCTACAGGATACGCTATTAATCCCGCACGAGATTTAGGTCCAAGGATTGCACATTTTTTATTACCAATAAAAAATAAGCGAGATAGCGATTGGAGCTATAGTTGGATACCTATTGTGGGGCCTATTATTGGAGCAATCATTGGAGTAGCTGTATATTGTTTATTTTAA
- a CDS encoding DUF2279 domain-containing protein: MSDLLKSYRLLVRSIFVFFIFPLFSFAQQDTTVKQNPFNKKRFVAVSTTAISVQAISFIGLNQLWYADYPKSKFHFFNDNDEWLVLDKVGHVFNTYSIAHASYKVYRWCGVNKKKSVLYGSLMGMSYISCIEILDGYSAHWGFSPGDMIANVTGTALMATQELLWEEQRFTIKYSYRESGLAKYRPELLGKSLLEKGMKDYNAHTFWLSWNPASFMTRDSRFPKWLNIAVGYGGTGMIGGTSNPLFDDKGNALPVFKRYSEYYVSLDVDLSRIKCKSKFLRTLIHVANRVKVPFPALMYSNNKFGVDWIGF; this comes from the coding sequence ATGTCCGATTTACTAAAATCATATCGTTTATTGGTTCGTAGTATTTTTGTGTTTTTTATATTCCCATTATTTTCTTTCGCTCAGCAGGATACTACGGTTAAGCAAAATCCCTTCAACAAAAAAAGATTTGTAGCTGTTTCTACTACTGCAATTTCTGTTCAAGCGATATCTTTTATTGGTTTGAATCAACTGTGGTATGCAGATTATCCAAAAAGCAAGTTTCATTTTTTTAATGATAATGATGAGTGGTTGGTGTTGGATAAAGTTGGCCATGTGTTTAATACCTACAGCATAGCCCATGCGTCCTATAAAGTTTATAGATGGTGTGGTGTGAATAAGAAAAAATCTGTCTTGTATGGATCGTTGATGGGAATGAGTTACATAAGTTGTATTGAAATTTTAGATGGATATTCTGCACATTGGGGATTTTCACCGGGAGATATGATTGCAAATGTAACAGGTACAGCTTTAATGGCTACACAAGAGTTGTTATGGGAAGAGCAACGCTTTACTATAAAATATTCTTATCGCGAATCGGGTTTGGCAAAGTATAGACCAGAGTTGCTTGGTAAAAGTTTGTTGGAAAAAGGGATGAAAGATTACAATGCTCATACTTTTTGGTTGAGTTGGAATCCTGCATCATTTATGACGAGAGATAGTAGATTTCCTAAGTGGTTGAATATTGCTGTTGGTTATGGAGGAACAGGTATGATTGGAGGAACATCTAACCCATTGTTTGATGACAAAGGAAATGCGCTACCGGTATTTAAAAGATATTCGGAGTATTACGTAAGCTTAGATGTTGATTTGTCAAGAATAAAATGTAAGTCGAAGTTCTTGCGTACGTTGATTCACGTTGCAAATAGAGTTAAAGTGCCATTCCCTGCACTTATGTATTCAAACAATAAGTTTGGAGTTGATTGGATTGGATTTTAA